A region of the Struthio camelus isolate bStrCam1 chromosome 4, bStrCam1.hap1, whole genome shotgun sequence genome:
TGCCCTGCGGCTTTGAGAACCTGTCTGGGGGCTGCGTGCAATGGCCTGGCACGTGTCGCCCTTGTCCTGAGGAGGTCGTACAATGTTTTTGCACGGTCCTGTAGGCAGCAGCGATGCTGTCCAGACAAATGAGTTGGCTGGTACCGGCTAGGTGGTGGAGGCAGATGCTGGCAGGCTGCACGGCTGGCTGCAGTGGTCTGTGGATTGTGAGCAGAGACCTGCGCTGTTGCCAGCTGTACCATAAAATCGGGTATCTGTCAAACTTCGCCTTACAGCTAGCTGGCTTTTACACCCATCGCTCCACCTGTAAAAACCCATTTTCCAGGGTTGGGtaaagcagtttagctgcagcGACGGAGAATTTAGGAGAGATGGGCTGGCCTGTCTGCTCTCCCAAGCGTTCACGTGCTATACCACGGGGGCCTCGTGGCAACAGCAATAGCGAGGATGTCGTAGGTACAGTCTGAAGTGGGTCTTCTGATATCTTGGGCGTGCTGTAGGCAGGATGTGACCTCGGAGAGCCCTGACTTTGCACCGTGCCCAGAGAGGCTTGCTCCCAAGCACAGAGAGGCTGCTGGTCTCTCTGGAGCGATTTGCGCCTAAAGCTGCAGCACCTTCTCCATCAACTTCTCCCATCGCTTCTCCAGgaagttttttattgttttcaccAAGAGGAGCCAGGGAATAAAACACATCAGAAGAACTGGGCTGCTTGGAGAGTTAACTTCTGCGGAGCTGTGTGCCCAGCTGCCACGATGCGTTTTCTACCCCATGGCGCCGGTCCCCACGAAGAGCGGGGGGTGGATCGCTGCCGCGCCACAGCCACTGCTGCTTTGTGACAGCAGGAGAGGGCACCCACGAGCTGTCTCCACCCGCAGCACCAAGTGGGTGCTCAGTTGCTGATTTGAGTGGAAAAGAAGGTTGTcgggctttgtgtgtgtgtgcctgaaCTGCTAGTTCTGCTAAGTGGTATCTGCAGTGTTGTCTGATATACGCTGAAGTTGATTTGGTTGCAGCAAATGCCCTTCAAATACCATCTTTTAGCTCAAAACCGAATCCAAGTTAGATGGATGGTAACGGATGCCATCTGATGTGTGAAAGCACCCTGGCCCAGGCTTTCCAGCTCTGGTGACAGGGTTAAAAAGTGGTTTAAAAACTGCCCTGTGGTGGGAAGGAGGAGCGGGAGACTCAGGGCTGGAGGCGCAGGAATCGCTCTGCGAGAGCCCATCGCACATGGCAGCAGCAACGTTACCCGGGAACAGGGGCTCTCTCCTCCCAAAATAAGCATTGCGTGCGAGTCTGGTCGGCTGATGGGAATTGCTTCTCCTTAGGCAGCTGCCTGCTGGATCCCCCTGATCCTGCTGCGAAGGCATGGGGTGACCCAAGGCACCTTGGGGATCGGCTGCTCGCTCACCTGCCTGTGCGTGAGTTACCTACCTAAAAACCAGGCAGGAGGAGGCTTTGATGACGTTAACTGAATAAATAAGCACCTTTACAGGGTGCTCTGGTCCTCATGGCTTGGTACCCCTCTTAACCCTCCCGCAGGAGGTTTCAGTACAGGAACGTTGTTCTTTGAGGATGATCAAGGTTCACAAGCCCGAATAGCCTTCTGCCTTGGACAGCAAACTGCACTGGGCTCAGCTGTTTTGTGTAACTGTGGTGTGAGGACTTCTAGGGCTTGATACACTGAGTTAAAATAGGCTTATTTGGAAGAACACAGGCCTTGGTGTTTCAACACCCTCCCAGTCCTGATTGGAGAAAGTCCAATTTTCTTTTGACTAGTTGGAGGACTTTTTTTGTGAGGGCTAAGTCAGTATGGGTTGCTCCCAGTGGGAGGTCCTTTTAAGTTTATCAGGGTACTTTTGAGGGTCTGCCATGAGGGGTTTTGGAGCGGCCAGAAGAGATGGGAAGTGGGTGCTTCCCTGTTGCCACAGTCCATGCATCCTTCTGTCAGCCCATGCGCCACTCATGGTCAGAGGTGTGCTGCCAGCTCACGACCCTGCCTGCTGTGGAGACAACCACCAATGACTGCCTCTTCCCCTCATCACTTGTATTTGCCTCAAGATGGcatttttatgctttaaaatgtttccaAGTCTCTTTGTGACAGAACCGCCCATGATAGCAGGTGAAAATTGTTTTCTGAGTAACTGCCATTTGATTCCCTTCTGCATCCAGTGTTCACCTGGCTTGTTAAAGCAACTGTGTTGGCCATGCATCCActttgcagagagcaggctggccACATCCCACGCAGTGCGCAGGAGCAGGGATGGTTGCACGGCCATGCACCGTTGTGGAAACGTGCTTTGTGGTTCCCTCACAATCTCTTGCCAGCTAGTTGCAAGTCACAGACCATGGCGGGGAGATGTTTTCCAGGCTCTCTGATGGTTGAGCTGGTTGTGGCGTTAAGGGTTCACAGGGTAAAATGCAGTGCTCCTTTAGCAGAGACAGAATGAGGGTAGAAGAGCAGAAAGGGCTTAGCAAAGGTGAGTCCTGGACCTGGGTCTCCCATGGGGAGAGGCCTGGCTCTCCGTGAAGGCTGAGTCCTCACGGAGAGCCAGCCCAGGCTCCTCACGAAGggtgaggaaggacaggagacccggagctcgtaggcagcatGTTGACCGTGACCTTCTGGTGTTGCTTGTGATCCCTACAAGCAGCTTGGCTGAGGCCGGCTCTACCGCAGGGCTGGAGATGATGGAGTACCTCATGCATATTGGCAAAGCAGTGCAATTCTCTCTTTTACAAGGATTGGTGGCTGAAAATAGAGGATAAAACTGTGTTTTCTCCCTCCGTTAATTGCCCTCTAAGGGGGCACCTCACCTTTTGGCCACATCCGGGCGTGCTGTTGGGGCTGATGCAGAGTGAAGTAATATTTCTAGCTCTGTTTCTCGCTGCCGGCACTGAGTGCCCCAACCATGGGGCCAGGATTAGGAGGAGAGGGGGCCTGGGTGACTCCTGGCAGTGGTAAGTCAAGGGGAAGAGAGTCAGGAGGAGGAAGCCTGGCAGTCGGAGCACCAGCCCGGGTGCGAGGCGTCCAAGCTGCACCCTTTGTGGTGTGAAAACCTTCAGAATGGCCAACGCTCACCTGCCTCCCTGAGCCTGGCAAGGCTGTCTTCGGGGATGGTGAGTACATTGATAGAGGAGTTCCCAAAGGAACAGAAAGGTAAATCTAGTCCTTTTTTAAAGACAGCAAAGAACAGGCAGCCTGACTTCAGTTTGAGTGGAAAAATACATCTACACAAGGAGATTAACAGTCTGAGTTTGGGATGTGCCAAGACCCTTCCCTCCTCTTGAGGTCCCAcatgggggttcgggcatctcggGCACTCAGGCCAGAAGTGACTTGATGAAGGGCATCCAGGGAGGCTTGGCAGAGTCGAGAATGGGGCCGGAGTGCCTTGCGTGCCAGTTCTATGTCCTGATCACGTGCTCTGTCCCACTCGGCTCTTATTCCTTGTTCACCAGTAGCCATGCTAGCTCTCCCGCTTGTGAGAGAGGGAGCACCACTGCCACTGGCTTCCTGATATGTAGGCAAACGAGTAACGAGACACTGGAGTAAACTGGGAAAGACTTACTCTTGCGTGCTCTTATTGGCTCAAGCAGACCTTAACCaagagctcagctgggctccccaTGTGCCATCTGCCCTCGGTAGGAACCGACATCTGGACAAAGAATAAGCCGAGTCCTTGGGCCACGGGAGGTGGAATAAGCCTCTCTAGCTCCTGAGTTTTAGGGACTGCTTAAGTGAGAAGGGGGAGATTTAGAAAACTGTTCTAAAACAAGGGCTGCCCTTTCCTTTTTGTAGTGCATGCCCTTTCCATGCATTTACTCCATAATCATTGCTCTGCCTAACAAGAGAGAGAAGTATGTATTTGATCATTGCATTGCTTTGAACTGAAGCGTTTGTAGTGTATGTGGTGTATGCTTACAGCTCTATCACAGCATTAACCAGGAGGACTGTTTTGTCTTCCCTCCACAGCCTGGAAGTGTCTCCTCAGGTAGAAACCAGCTCAGATGCtccttctcatttttctccttgctcCCCTGCCCggtttcctcctgctgctgtagCCCATCTCGCTAGCATGCTTAGCGCTAACCTCTCTCCCGCTATTGGAGAAAGTCAATCTGGATGCTTGTCCCTTACCAATCCATTCCTCAACTCCCTGCAGAGCAATCCTTTCTTTGAGGACCTCCTCGCTGACCAGGTACTAAATTCTCCTTCACCTACTCACTTTTTCTCTAGTTTCCCGTCTGAGCCACATGCTTCAACAGAGGTCGCTGGGAGCTTTTATTCCTCTGAGGATTGCAGTCCCTCTGCCTCCCTAAGAGTTAAAGATCCAGAGAGGGAGTCTCCAGGCAAAAGCATTTGTATCCCCGTTCCAGAAACTACTCCCCCAGCACAAGGAGACCTTGCTCCTCCGGATGAGAAACCTGCTGTTCCTCCTCCCCTCTCAGAGTGGGACGATACCTTTGATGCCTTTGCTACCAGCAGGCTCAAAccagaactgaagaaagaaaacttatttgCTTCTGTAGCAGTGGAGGGCATGGCTTTCATTGACGATCCAGATGCAGCTAGTCCAACAGAAAGATCAACCAACCTGGCTCACGAGAATGGGACAAAGGTATTTGAAAAGGCTGACTCCCATATCATCAGTGAAATGCCTGCAAGTCTACGGTCTTGGTCAAATTTCTCCAGTTTAGACGTTGGGGCGAACTTGGTGAGCACAACCCAGGAAGCAACTGTGATAGAAGATGTGTTGAGCCCTGTGTCTGCAGGGTCaatgggaaggaggaaaagcagcacGCCTACGGTTTGGACAGCTACATTTGCATCAGGAAACCCAGGAGAGAAGGAAGCTTCAGCACAATTAACTGCTGAAAACATTGCCAGGGAGGAACGGGATAGTAATGAGGAGGAACTCACTAGTGCAGGGGAAAACGGATGGATGACCATAGCCACAGAAACGGCTTCTGATCTGTCAGAAAGCGCCCAAAATGCAGTTGAGAGGCAACGCAGAGAAGAGGAGAGTGTGTTTGGACAACGGCCGTTACTTGATGAAGGTGTCTTCGAAGAAAAGAGCGATCCTCACGCTGCTGCGTGCATGCTGCCCAGAAGCAACTTCACCCCCCAGAATCCCTCTGAAATGCCTCCCGGGAGCAACATTGCTGCCGTGACCCCACGGGTGCTCAGAGATGTGGCTGTGAAACAATTCCCCACGACACACAAGCCGGAGAAGGCACCCCAAGGTGCTGGTAGCGAGGAGGAAATGTTTGACATACGGACATCGGTCTACCGGCTCCAAGCTAGCATGAGACTAGAGGCCAGTGAAAGTCGTGTAAAACTAGGCCCAGACGTTCGTGAGGGGCACACGGGCCCCCCTCTGTGGACTGGTATCCGAGAGAGGGAGGAGACAGCAGCCGGCTCGCACGTGCTGACGGCCGCACCACCTCCCAAACCTCCGCGGTCGTTTGTGGCCGTGGGTGGCAGAGGGGAAGGCGAGGAGGATGCTCCCAACCCACAGCCAGAGCCACACGGTGGCGAGGACCGACAGGAAAATGCAGAGGGCCCAAAGGTGGAAATGGGGCTGCCTAGGGCCCAGCTGAGCTGCGAGCCCTCTGTCCCAGCAGTTCCCATCCCGCCTTCACTCAGCACTGCAGGAACTGAGGCCGAGAGCATGTTTCCGGTCACCGAGGATGCCGACTCCGCTGCTGCGGACTTGGGGGCTAATTTGGAGGCGAGAGCTAATGAGCTGGCAAAATGGGATGTCTCTTTAGGGGAAAACCTGTCTGAGAGAAACGATACGGATGTGACCGAGCAGTTTGAGACTTGCCCGTCGAAATTCTCCCTCAATGGATTAGGCCTATCAGGTGCTGATGGGAGCTCGAGCCATCCAGGCTTATCTGCTGTAATTGGGGCCACCCAGCCACAGCCGCTCACCTCGATACGCTCCTCTGGGCTGGCAGACAGTGCCGAGTGGCCGACAACCCCAGAGCAGGAGCTGTTCCCTGAGAAGCTCGTTGCCTCTGGACTAACCCCGTCTTCCAAACTAGACTCAGGCCAACCGGAAGTCTTCTGGACGGCTCTGGAAGAGCAAGAGCCGATGGGTTGCCCTCCAGGTCCCAGCCAGGGTACTCCACCTGAAAGGTTAGCGCATGGGGAAGGCCCACCCCAGCTGGAGCCGGAGATGGTGTGGGGAGACGGTGAGGGGCGGTGTGGGCTGGCATCCGTCCCCGGTGGGCGAGCACGAGGCCAGCCCAAGCCTCGTGGCCCTGACACAGTGGCGGGCCCTCCCTGGGAGGCAGAGCAAGGCAGACACTCGGCTAGTGAGCCCGAGGGGCCACCAGGGCCGTGGCATAGGCGGTTGGCCGACTGCAGGATAGACTTCAAGAAGGCCGATTTCTGGAAGCCCGatagggcagaggagaggagtgAGCAGGATGCTTTGGCCCCAGGCAATCCTTTTGCTCCGGCAGTCAGCCCAAATGCCCCAACAAATCCCTTTGTGGAAAAGCCACCAGTCACCCTCCCTGTTCGAGCTGTGCTACCCGAAAGGCCTGGTCAGGGAGGCTTCAGCTTCACAGACCTCCACGAGGAagcccttcagcaaggcttccagcCCACTAACCTTCCCAGGGACCAGCTAGGCAAACCTCCTTTCCTGCATGACAGCCAGCCCTTGGCCTTCTCCACCCCTTTCCCTGTGGCTGCTACTAACCCTAAACAGTTTGATTTCCCTTCCCCTGTTGCGTGCCCCACAAGTAGTGGGGTCCCTGCCGTGACCAGCCAcgcagcagcccagccctgccctttgCCGCAGTCCGGTGACACACAAGCTTCAGCACTCGTGGTTTTGCCCAGGGAGACACAGCCAGCTGAGAAGCCCCTTTTCCAGCAGACGACCAGGTGAGCACTCTGGGGAAGGCGAAGGGTGTGTATTTGGTAGAGGTCAACCCTGTCTCCCTTCTGCTGGGGTCCCACTAAGTGGGCCCTGAGTCAGCGTCAGCAGGTCACAGATGTGTTGACTTGAAGGAGGCAGCTCCATGTGTTGCTGCGTGTCCTCTCTTCCTGACCTTCCCACGTTGAATGAAAACCTGTGGTCCCAGAGAGTCCTGCCTGAACAGCTTAAACCCTTGGCTCTCTCAGATCAGAGTGAGGAAAGGCCACTGGTGTCCTGTGTTTGTTCTAAACTAGGGTGAGTGGTTTCAAATGCATCCAAGATTTGCCCCAGCTGAAAACTCAAACACAGCAGAACTGCAGCTGCATTTCACTTGGTGCTAATTTTGGCTCCATCATCTTCCCTGTGCTTGCAAAATAGGTACCTTTTCCATGTCTGCCTGGAGAGCTTCCAGTCATTAATGCTCTCATGAGTTCCTTCATGGCATGTTTGCAGCTATTGCCCCTTCTCTTTTCATTAATTCAGCtttggtttctttcctttttaaatgaccATCAGGTACTAAAAACTTTCTTCTCTCCATAGCCAAACCAAAAGTAGTTTCACCGGGGCAGTGGCAAAATGAtgttctcccctccctcctgccaagATTGGTAAAGAAGAAAGTAGGACCTTAGCCTTGAGGATAACAGGAAGGGATGGGAGGGTACCGTGGCAGTGTATCAGAGGAAAGGAaggtctcttcctcttcccaggtCAGTCTTACGCTTGTAGAAATGCTGTGAAGCAGGGGAGGATGCTGGGTGTAAGGCCTCAAGTCTTCTGCTCTAGGTTCTCCAGTTCATCTGATTTCCCTGGTACACCTTCCTCCAGTCTGCCTAGGGCAGCAGAAGATTGTCATGGGATCTGTGTGCCTGGAGTATCAAGGACCAAATTCTCTGTGTTTGGAAGCTCTTAGGGCTTAAATGGGAACCAGGGGTACCTGGTTCTTCTAGCACTGGTTTGATCTGCCTCATTTCTGTGACAGAAGGGAAAATGGAGCTTCATGGGAACACTGAAATGATAAAATCCCTTCTGGCTGAAGAATAGTAGTGGTCATGTCCCTAGGAAGAGGGAGTGCACGAGAACAGGGTCAGTGGAAGTTAACCTGAGCCCTAGTCCTCCTGTATGGAGATCCCTCCCCGGCTTGAGGATGGGTTTGGCATGCAAAATGACCTCAGGAGCAGTCAAGGACAACAGACTGGTCTGTTAAGTgattctcccccccaccccttgttGCCAGAAGCTCAAATCCTTCTTAATTGGGTTATTTATTCTCCAACAGATAACCTTATTCAAAAACTGCACATAGCAAGAatacagaaaccttttttttttttttttttgttaatggaaAGAGAAGTGTCCTGCAATCCCAGAGGGTAAAAGTAGGTAATGAGAGGAGTGTAGTCCCAGGACCGTGTCTGTAGATATTACATGCTTACTGTCACTTTAGGACTTGACCATGCATTCATCCAAGGCCTGACAGACCTGTCGGAAGAAAGTGGGCTTGGATCCAAGTTGTCATATCTGTGCTGGGTTCTGTCACGTTACATGCCTGAGAAGTTCTCTAACCTCTCTGCTGTGGTTTCTCTACCTTTAAACTGTGGATGTTTTCCTGCTGCTGTAACTCGAGAATCTTTGAAGACTTACTTGAGATCTCTGTGGGAGGCTCTGAGGATATGCACTTCATTACAGAGCTGGGGATGCATGCTTCCCCCCAGTTGTCATGGGGGAAGTGAGGCAAGGAGGAAGGGCCCTTCTCCTGGTCCCTGTCACGTGGCTTGCCTCTCCTAGAAGCATCTCCTAATAGGATGGTCAGTGGTAGGCACaaaagaggtggaaggagaaagaaaagtcttCAAACCAAGAGCAGGAATTAAAGCAGGCTTACTGGGAGAAAGGTCTCTCTCTTCCatcagagaaaggaagagctggTGTCTGGTGTGGGTGATCTGGGGAGTGTCTGATGGAgcggatgaagagcaagttgagagcctatgggtaaggataaaagggcagggtaacatgggtgacgctgttgtgggggtttaccacaggccacctgatcaggaagaagtcatcgatgaggccttctacagacagctggaagtagcctcatgatcacaggccctggttctcatgggagacttcaaccaccctaacatctgctgggaagagagcacagctagacacagtcaaagaggttcctgcagagcattgatgatgatttcttgacccaggtggtggagacgccaacaaggagaggtgcgctgctagaccttgtactaacaaacaaagaaggtctagttggagaggcgaaggttgggggcagccttggctgcagtgaccatgagatggtggagttcaggatc
Encoded here:
- the RAB11FIP5 gene encoding rab11 family-interacting protein 5 isoform X2, with product MALLRAAAALPAEGAPAWLPTHVQVTVVRARGLRCKGGGKPGTSDAYTIIQLGREKYSTSVAEKSPGNPEWREECSFELPAEPAACRLLLTVMHRALVGMDRFLGQAAVPLEPAPCPGRAPDQRWHKLHSKAGKKEKERGEIQVSIQFTRNNLTASMFDLSMKDKPRSPFGKLKDKVKGKKKYDLESASAIIPSSMGALDMEDDYDVGGKKSKVKGFFLKNKLRKSSLTQSNTSLGSDSTISSASLGMAVNVPEVTKSPSRHSSLSMERSVKDYLPSPKLTHKRAFSDDVSQVSAAPEPKAIQSLKPKSDPVSRSSLCINGSHVYSDEPAPKSPVSAPQSSAPLTVPSVPKRPEESFGFTPLHPDSHEVPWGVSNFERMQQRDEPRFIPSPPSLALQEELRVSTKAVTLSNHLGRARMEENSRLETKPTQVATPMVFSTEMTKEKHPEEMRKEDKKAKGSLFLHGGNKSDAGSRGQGEKVAPSHGSSVQAMAGGDERNKTSGWFGSKEPKESPQKPSFPSEPHASTEVAGSFYSSEDCSPSASLRVKDPERESPGKSICIPVPETTPPAQGDLAPPDEKPAVPPPLSEWDDTFDAFATSRLKPELKKENLFASVAVEGMAFIDDPDAASPTERSTNLAHENGTKVFEKADSHIISEMPASLRSWSNFSSLDVGANLVSTTQEATVIEDVLSPVSAGSMGRRKSSTPTVWTATFASGNPGEKEASAQLTAENIAREERDSNEEELTSAGENGWMTIATETASDLSESAQNAVERQRREEESVFGQRPLLDEGVFEEKSDPHAAACMLPRSNFTPQNPSEMPPGSNIAAVTPRVLRDVAVKQFPTTHKPEKAPQGAGSEEEMFDIRTSVYRLQASMRLEASESRVKLGPDVREGHTGPPLWTGIREREETAAGSHVLTAAPPPKPPRSFVAVGGRGEGEEDAPNPQPEPHGGEDRQENAEGPKVEMGLPRAQLSCEPSVPAVPIPPSLSTAGTEAESMFPVTEDADSAAADLGANLEARANELAKWDVSLGENLSERNDTDVTEQFETCPSKFSLNGLGLSGADGSSSHPGLSAVIGATQPQPLTSIRSSGLADSAEWPTTPEQELFPEKLVASGLTPSSKLDSGQPEVFWTALEEQEPMGCPPGPSQGTPPERLAHGEGPPQLEPEMVWGDGEGRCGLASVPGGRARGQPKPRGPDTVAGPPWEAEQGRHSASEPEGPPGPWHRRLADCRIDFKKADFWKPDRAEERSEQDALAPGNPFAPAVSPNAPTNPFVEKPPVTLPVRAVLPERPGQGGFSFTDLHEEALQQGFQPTNLPRDQLGKPPFLHDSQPLAFSTPFPVAATNPKQFDFPSPVACPTSSGVPAVTSHAAAQPCPLPQSGDTQASALVVLPRETQPAEKPLFQQTTSPHPVKPISATVQEVSGEKKQHRSSLTMALSSGLEKLKTVTTSSVQPMAPLTHPEKTDSKTLKDPTLSDQSAKYYHLTHDELIQLLLQREKELSKKEEHIHELENYIDRLLVRIMEQSPTLLQIPLGEEKTK